CCTGGTAAGGGGGACACGTGGGCCCGGCCGCCCGCCTTCCCTCCACACGGACCTGTAGCAACATGAGTCTCCTCCCCGAGAGCGCCAGCTTCGAAGAGCGCGTGCACGACTACTTCCTGGCCCTGCGCGGCAGCGGCTTGATGCTGTCGGCGCTGGACACGGAGCTGCTCAGCGCGTGGGCCGGACAGGCGGTGCCCTTCGAGGTGGTGGCGCGCGGCATCTCCCGCTCCGCGGAGAAGGCCATGTGGGATGCGCGCCCCGGAGAGCCCGTGTTGCGCAGCCTGCGCGCCTGCCGCCGGCAGGTGGAGGCGGAGATCAAGAAGTACCGCGAGCGCATGGCGGGCGCGGGCAGCGAGGGCAAGCGCTCGGCCCGCACGCGCTCCTGGGAGGAGACGCGGCACGCGCAGCTATTGGCCTCGATGGAGCGGCTGGCCGAGAGCCGGCCCGAGCTCGCGCCGCGCGTCCACCGACTGCGCGAGGCGCTGGCCCAGCGCGTGCCCCAGGACTTCACGACGATGGAGACCCAGGAGGCGCTCGTGGGGCTCGTGTTGCTGCGCGCCCTGCCCTGGCCCGAGCGGCGGGAGCTGTGGCGGAAGGCCCGGGGCGTGGACAGCGACACCCGGTTCATGTCCGGGCGCGCGCGGCGGCTGTCGCGGCGCTTCCGGCTGCTCGTGGCGGTGCGCCGGCACCTGGGCCTGGGCGAGGCCTAGGCGACCGCGAGGTCCGGCCTGGGAGAGCGGCGGGTCGCCCGCCTGGCCGCTCGTTCCCGGCCGCGCTGAACACCTGTCTCCCCTGCTGACGCGCGTCAGGTGGCTCTGCTATGGCCCGGGGTCATGGCGAGCAAGGTGAGCGGCGAGGTGTGCGGCACGTGCGAGGGACGGACGTACGTCATCGAGCGTCAGGGAGACCGGGCGCATGCCCGGGTGTGCTCGTGCTCCGTGCGCTGCCCCCTGTGCGAGGGCCGGGGGTTCACGTACGAGGTGAAGGAGCAGACCTTCAGCGCCAGGGTGGGCCCCAAGCGCTACGAGGTGCTCGTGCCGTGCGTGTGCCAGCACCGCGCCAAACGCGTGGCGCTCTTCAACGAGATCGGCCTGCCGGGAGTCACCTCGCACGCGAGCTTCGAGAACTACCGCGCCGCCAACGAGGCGCAGGATCGCGCGCGCAACCTGGCGATGCACTTCTCCCACCACTTCGACAAGGCGGGGGTGAACAAGGGCTTCATGCTGAGCGGCCCGGTGGGCACCGGCAAGACGCACCTGCTGGCCGCCACGCTCAAGCACCTGGTGCTCGAGCTGGGCCTGGCGGCGCGCTACGTGGAGATCTCCCTGCTCTACGCCACCATCCGGCGCGGCTTCCAGGAGGGCAAGAGCGGCGGGGAGATCATCGGCCCCCTGTCGGACGTGGCCGTGCTGGCCATCGACGAGATGGGCAAGGGGCGCGGCAGCCAGTTCGAGATGGAGACGCTCGATGAGCTGATCGCCCGGCGCTACAACGCGGGCCGTACCACGCTCTTCGCGACGAACTACTCGCTGGAGCCGGAGCGCCGCGCCTCGCGCTCGGCGGCGCCCACCGGCTACCACCGCCCCGCCGAGGACGCCAAGAGCGCCCTGCGCGAGCTGGAGCTGCTGCGCGAGCGCGTGGGCGAGCGCATCTACAGCCGGTTGTGCGAGATGTGCACCTTCGTGGAGATGCCCAAGGACACGCCCGATCGGCGCCGGCTCATCCAGGAGGCCGACATGCGCCCGGGCCCTCCCCCGACGAGCTCACGCGGCACGGGCCGTTGAAACGGCGCGAGCCCCCGCCCCCCAGCCACGCGGGGGACGAGGGCTCGCGGAGACCTCACGGACTCACGGGGTGATGGCGCGCAGCAGCGCGTTGCCCGAATCCGCCACGTACAGCGTCCCATCCGTGCCCACGGCGAGCCCACCGGGCACCACGAAGTCCGCGTCCGCGCCCCGGCCATCCCTCGCGCCGAAGCGTCCCGAGCCCGCCAGCGTCGTCACCTCGCCCGAGGGGGAGATGCGCCGCACCCGGTAGTTGCCCGGATCGGAGAACGCCACGCCGCCGTCCGGCATCACCGCGATGCCCACGTAGGGCAGCATGCGCGCGGCCTCGCCGCTCGCGTCCGCGAAGCCGCCCGGAGGCGAGCCGGCCAGCACGCTCACCGTGCCGTTGGACAGCTTGAGCACGCGCATCATCCCCGTCTCCACCACGTACACCGTGCCGTCCGGGCCCTGCGCCACCGCCGAGGGCCGGTACATCCACAGGTTCGCCGGGAGCGTCGACACGGGGTTGCCCGGCGCGAGCAGATCGATGCGGCGGATGACGCCATTGCCCAGGTCCGCCACCAGCAGCTCCTGCGCCGGGGTGACGAAGAGCCCCGCGGGCTGGTTGAAGCGCGCCTGCAGGGCGCTGCCGTCCATGCCGCCCGGCTGCATCTCCGCTCCGGCGAACACCGTCGTCGTGCCGTCCGGGGTGATGCGACGGATGCAGTAGTTGTCCGAGTCGGACACGTACACGTTGCCCTGCGCGTCCGCGGCGATTCCCAGCGGGCCATTGAGTCGCACATGCGAGAGCGTGGAGACGGAGCCATCCGGCGACACGCGCTTCACCTTGTTGGCCAGTGCGTCCGCCACCGCCCAGCCGCCCCCGGGCAACACCGCCACCGCCACCGGCGCGGCCAGCAGTCCCCGGCCCGGAGGCCCATCCTGGTCTCCCCGCTTGCCGGCCAGTCCCGCCACCGTGCGCACCGTGGCGGGCGCGGGAATCCTCGGCGGGGGCAGGGGCTTGGGCGTGATGGTCACCAGGTTGTCCGGCACCTCCCGGCCCAGGCCCTTGTAGAGCACGTTGGCCACGATGCGCGCCGCGCGCGGATCTCCCGCCTCGCTGTTGCCCAGCACGTGCACGAAGTCGATGCCTCCCGCGGAGAACACCCACGACTTGCCCTTGTTGAACACCACCATCTGCCCGAAGCCGAAGGCGCCCTGCAGCGACAGCGCGGGGGACTCGGCCAGCACCGCCACGTTCCCGGGCGCCTTGCCATTCTCCACCAGCTGATCCTGCTCGTAGCCGTTGGCGCGCCAGATGATGTCGCCGTTCTTCAGCCCTGTGCCCTCCAGCGCCCAGTGGTCCGCCCGGGTGATGACCGTGGGGTGGGCGAACTGGTGCCAGCGCGCCGAGAACATCACGCCCAGCAGCTCATTCTCCGGGCGCTTCGGCGACAGGTCCCGGAACTTCCCCGTCCAAT
Above is a window of Cystobacter fuscus DNA encoding:
- a CDS encoding ATP-binding protein, which codes for MASKVSGEVCGTCEGRTYVIERQGDRAHARVCSCSVRCPLCEGRGFTYEVKEQTFSARVGPKRYEVLVPCVCQHRAKRVALFNEIGLPGVTSHASFENYRAANEAQDRARNLAMHFSHHFDKAGVNKGFMLSGPVGTGKTHLLAATLKHLVLELGLAARYVEISLLYATIRRGFQEGKSGGEIIGPLSDVAVLAIDEMGKGRGSQFEMETLDELIARRYNAGRTTLFATNYSLEPERRASRSAAPTGYHRPAEDAKSALRELELLRERVGERIYSRLCEMCTFVEMPKDTPDRRRLIQEADMRPGPPPTSSRGTGR
- a CDS encoding N,N-dimethylformamidase beta subunit family domain-containing protein — its product is MRPSPTDPGDAGTPLEPHDAQLIRKENARPGTSAWRITKGANQNEIEGYALESTVSPGQRVSIAVSVKDGPRKFSWEVYRLGYYGGLGGREVARGGPLQAVPQGECPPQRPTGLVSCTWKPTLEIQTDAKWVPGVYLVKLVREDNFQRYVPFFVRNSQPGAEVMVIIPTQNWQAYNAWGGTSLYDDKYSITGVGRAFKVSFDRPYYRGQGSGHLLDDDQGLILWLEAQGLDVAYVTDEEMDRSGEILDQAKVFVMSGHDEYWTRAQRDRADKAQAEGRSLINLGANQAYWQVRLEPSADGRPRRIVTCYKGDKRDTVSVKSPDWTGKFRDLSPKRPENELLGVMFSARWHQFAHPTVITRADHWALEGTGLKNGDIIWRANGYEQDQLVENGKAPGNVAVLAESPALSLQGAFGFGQMVVFNKGKSWVFSAGGIDFVHVLGNSEAGDPRAARIVANVLYKGLGREVPDNLVTITPKPLPPPRIPAPATVRTVAGLAGKRGDQDGPPGRGLLAAPVAVAVLPGGGWAVADALANKVKRVSPDGSVSTLSHVRLNGPLGIAADAQGNVYVSDSDNYCIRRITPDGTTTVFAGAEMQPGGMDGSALQARFNQPAGLFVTPAQELLVADLGNGVIRRIDLLAPGNPVSTLPANLWMYRPSAVAQGPDGTVYVVETGMMRVLKLSNGTVSVLAGSPPGGFADASGEAARMLPYVGIAVMPDGGVAFSDPGNYRVRRISPSGEVTTLAGSGRFGARDGRGADADFVVPGGLAVGTDGTLYVADSGNALLRAITP